Part of the Dehalococcoidia bacterium genome is shown below.
CGCCTTCGTGGTGGTGCTTTCGAACCTGCTGGTGGATCTGACCTACTCGTTGCTCGACCCCCGCATCCGCTATGGATGAGGGCGTAGGGCGTAGGGCGTAGGGTGGAATACGCATGAGCGGATCGTGGGGGACGATCCGGCGCCCGGTGAGCCAGGCACAGGCTTCGGCAGAGCCGGTTCACTGGTAGCGCTGCCCAAACAGGAGCAGTTGCCCATGGCGAACACCGCACCGCTGCGCGAGGGTCTCGCCATCGCGCGCGAAGCGCACGACCAGACCGGCGTGGCCGCCTGGCCGGGGCAAGTCCTGCGCTTTGCCCGCCGCAAGCCGCTCGGCGCGGTGGGCGGGGTGCTGGTGCTGGCCCTCTTCATCGCCGGGCTGTTCGCCTCGCTGATCGCGCCCTACGGCTACGACGCGCGCGACTACACCTCGCTGCTCAGCGGCTTCTCGCCCGCGCACCTGCTCGGCACGGACGACGTCGGCCGCGATATGTTCAGCCGCATCATCTACGGGGCGCGCGTGAGCATGATCGTCGGCGTCTGCACGGTGACGCTCTCGACCACGCTGGCGACGGTGGTCGGTGTGATCGCGGGCTACTACGGCGGCGGCGTCGATCTGATCGTGCAGCGGCTCGTGGACGTCTGGATCGCCTTCCCGGCGATCCTGCTCTTGATCGTCTTCGCCGCCATGTTCGGCACGCCGACCAGCGACTTCAGCATCCCGTTCGGCGCCTTCACGTTGCGGCTCCAGCCCGCGGACCAGCGCATGTTCCAGATCATCCTGGCGATCGGGCTGATCCTGGCCGGCGGGTTCTCGCGCGTGGTGCGCAGCGCCGTGCTGGCGATGCGCACGAACCTGTACATGGAGGCGGCGCGCTCGCTGGGCATCGGCACGCCGCGCATGCTCGTTCGCTATGTGCTGCCCAACGTGCTGCCGACGATCGTGGTGATCGCGACGGTGCAGCTCGGCACCGTGATCCTGATCGAGTCGATCATCAGCTTCCTCGGCTTCGGCATTCCCCCGCCGATCCCCACCTGGGGGCAGATGCTGAGCGGCAACGCGGAGCGCTTCATCAATCGGGCGCCGCTGCTCGCGGTCTGGCCGGGAATCGCGATCTCGCTGGCCGTCTTCGGGTTTAACATGCTGGGCGATGCGCTGCGCGACGTGCTCGACCCGCGCCTGCGCGGCGGCTGAACCGGCGAGCGAAGGAACGAACCTCCCGCCGGCGCGCAGGACGGTTGCCGTTCACGAACGTCCCTGCCGGCGGACGGCAGAGGGGAAAGGCGAGGTGTAACGCATGCTTACGCAACAAGAGAACCGGCTGCTGACGGAAACCGGGCCGCAGACACCGATGGGCGGCCTGCTGCGCCGCTTCTGGCTGCCGGCGCTGCTCTCCAGCGAGTTGCCGCGGCCCGACAGCCCGCCCGTGCGCCTGACGCTGCTCTCCGAGGACCTGATCGCCTTCCGCGACAGCGAAGGGCGCGTCGGCGTGCTGGATCGCTACTGCCCGCACCGCGGCGCGAGCCTCTTCTGGGGCCGGAACGAGGAGTGCGGCCTGCGCTGCGTCTACCACGGCTGGAAGTTCGATGTGCAGGGCCACTGCATGGATATGCCCAACGAGCCGGCCGAGCACCGCTTCCGCGACAAGGTCCAGACCGTCGCCTACCCGACCGAGGAGCGCGGCGGCGTGGTCTGGGTCTACATGGGGCCGAAGGGCACCAGCGCCGT
Proteins encoded:
- a CDS encoding ABC transporter permease translates to MANTAPLREGLAIAREAHDQTGVAAWPGQVLRFARRKPLGAVGGVLVLALFIAGLFASLIAPYGYDARDYTSLLSGFSPAHLLGTDDVGRDMFSRIIYGARVSMIVGVCTVTLSTTLATVVGVIAGYYGGGVDLIVQRLVDVWIAFPAILLLIVFAAMFGTPTSDFSIPFGAFTLRLQPADQRMFQIILAIGLILAGGFSRVVRSAVLAMRTNLYMEAARSLGIGTPRMLVRYVLPNVLPTIVVIATVQLGTVILIESIISFLGFGIPPPIPTWGQMLSGNAERFINRAPLLAVWPGIAISLAVFGFNMLGDALRDVLDPRLRGG